Within the Calonectris borealis unplaced genomic scaffold, bCalBor7.hap1.2 HAP1_SCAFFOLD_101, whole genome shotgun sequence genome, the region AGCACAGGTTAGGGAGGCTCTGGGTCAGGGTGCTTCGAGCACGTGCTCCAGGATCCTTGGCCGTGAAGCAGAGAAGCAGCCCCCAGAGGCACAGAACCCCACATGCCCCCAGTGGCCCCCCAGGGGATGaggtgctctgcagcagccagccccagacAGATGTCTGAGAGAAGCCGCCGCGAGAAGCACGTCTCTGGTACAGcttttccctggggctgggccccaCCCGATAAGCGCAAGGCAAAGACTTACGGAGACAGCAAAGTCTTTGGGGGCGCTGCTGACTTCCCCAGAAGGAGAGACTGCCTCGGAGATATGCCAAATGGTGAAAGCCCTTGGCCAGATTTGCTCAGGCAGCCGGATGACCACGTGACCCCGAGATCCTTGGAAAGCCCAGCAGTTGCCAGGGGCAATACGCGGCTGAAACCAGAAAGCCATAACCATCAGTGGCAAGACAGCCAAAGTTCACAGCAGCTGGGGGCAGCTCGGTCCCCCTCCTGATGGGAGGGCAGTGCTGTCAGGGGTCGCAGGGATCAGGAATGCAATGCAGACTGCAGGGCTGAGCGATACGATCGGGCTGAAGGGAAGTGCTGCGCACTTGGTCTGCCAACCCGAAAGCAAGGAGGTGACTCACAAGTCAGGAGTTCCCTTGTGATACCTGCAAGATTGTCTCTGGAGGATTTGCAGAAGAGAAGCCGAATGGAGAAGGCCACCAGGTCATCTTGCCTTGCCCACCGTAACTCTTGGATGTCCTCTCCTCATCAATGGCGGCACCTGACATGAAGGTGGCCAGAGATTAGGAGTTGAAGCAGTGCATTAGGATGTATTTCTCAGGCTTCAAGCAGAGCTTGGCAGGCTTTGGGGGAGTGCCATACACAAACCAAGGGCGAGACTTCCCGTCTGCATACCTATGGCTTCCAGAGCCCAGTCAGGCATCTGAAGGTAGTTTTCAAGCACCTTCTGAACTGCTGCCTCTGTCAACCGCAGAACTTCCTGGGAAAAAATTGGGGATGGAGAGATGGCAGTGAACACAAACACATGCATGGGCCATTCTGCATGAACACCGAGTCCTAGCACAGAGCCAAGGAGCGCCTCTGTGTCAGAAAACCCAAGGCAAGACCTGTCGGAAAAGGTGCCCACTTTGAGAGTGccaagaggaagcagcaggagggtgCCCGGAAAGGCAGCGAGGTCTCTGGTCTACCCCCAGCACCCttacctctctcttctcctcttggaCACCGTGGGCTTCGAGGACCTCTCTCACTGCCTGAAGTATGTTTCCCCTCGCAGCAGACACCTGAGCCACCGTCTCCTTGAGCTCCCGCTTCTTCTGCTCCAGCCAAGCCTGTGAGTTCCTGgaggcagagagaaagcaggtcttgtccagcagctgcccagcccctgcaggcAGGCTCCCAACGCTGTGCAGAGAAGGGTCCCCGTGGGCTTGTGTCACCCCCCGGCCCCTggcccctttccttcctctggttTACAAATGGCTCCCTTCCACTACCGCGGGTGGCAGACGGGGAAGGTCAGGGGCCCTGTTCGCGAGGTGAGCGAGTGCAGGTAGCACGAAGCCAGCTGAGATGGCTCCACAGAGTTCGTTCCTTGGCAAGAAAGCGCTCTTACCCCAGAGACTGCGGCTCTGCTTCAGGAAGCTGTGATGCCTCCTGCAAGATAAAGAGGGTGCGGGATGGACTCCTTAAGTAGCTTGTTTACTGCCAAAATTGACGCTTTGGAGAGACACTCCACTGGAGCAAGCATGAGGAGCACTGCCAGGGCTTCCCAAAGGACACTCCCCTaggcagagctggcagaattTCCAGCTGCTTCGAGTCACTTTGGAGAGACCCCGACCCGAAGGTTGGACTCTTTAACCAGCCACgtccagcagagcatctttcGGGTCTCCACCTGACCCCCCCCAGGCTCTCCGAGAGGTATGCAGGCAGCAAAAGCACCTTCTGCCAAAGTGCTCCACTCTTCAGCCTGCCACCCTGCAGAGGTCACTTGGGAAGACCCGTTTCTGTGTTGAACCCCACCCAGGCGCGAAGGAGATTGAAGGATGAACAGAAGTGCCCCGCCCAACCTCTGCCTCAGCAGTGGTGGGCATTTTTGACCAGGCACCCCATGTtcccaggagaggcaggagggcagagccaCGGCCTTTGCAGGCATTGGCTTTCCCACAGCAAGAGACACTTACCCGTAATGCTCCCTTTCCCCAGATCGTTGAGCCCGAGCAGTAGACAACAGCTGTGGGTCACATTGTCAAGAgatggttattttcctcaggagCTGGTCCCCCTCCGCAGGACTGAGAGGACCATTTTTGGTCAGGGATACTCACCCGACAGGacgggaagcagcaggaaaaggagcCTCAGGATGCTCCTGCCCTTCTGGTGGGTGTTGCGTCGTCTAAAAGAGAGGGAACACTGTTGTTACCAAAGCCCAAGGTTGGGACACATATTTGCCAGGGATCCGTTTAGGAGCTTGCTTGCTACCAGGTTCCTGTGCTCAGCACACCTGCAAGCCCGAGGGCCCAGGGGCCTTTGGGAAGGTCTGGCCCATTGCACACCAGCCCTGGGACACAAAGACCTCTGGCCTGACACA harbors:
- the LOC142076733 gene encoding SUN domain-containing protein 3-like — protein: MLREEVLGSREESRLFPPPGQGAGVVEMPARLGRRRNTHQKGRSILRLLFLLLPVLSAVVYCSGSTIWGKGALREASQLPEAEPQSLGNSQAWLEQKKRELKETVAQVSAARGNILQAVREVLEAHGVQEEKREEVLRLTEAAVQKVLENYLQMPDWALEAIGAAIDEERTSKSYGGQGKMTWWPSPFGFSSANPPETILQPRIAPGNCWAFQGSRGHVVIRLPEQIWPRAFTIWHISEAVSPSGEVSSAPKDFAVSGVDEATAETLLGTFTYEVHKEIAQTFHVQKELPRTFRYIKFQVQSNWGNPEYTCMYRVQVHGKAASHNDHPQAQELL